The following proteins are encoded in a genomic region of Gossypium hirsutum isolate 1008001.06 chromosome D05, Gossypium_hirsutum_v2.1, whole genome shotgun sequence:
- the LOC107905107 gene encoding probable pectin methyltransferase QUA2 isoform X1 has protein sequence MPRPLHRGVSGIRVSGNSNDFWDAEVKDNTEKEDLDRNHSSSQSFLSLRSPFRFFFQDNSPSKYGVTENGFTADPFGGGTPRSRHRLTMLFLKLSLVVIVILALTGSFWWTISISTSSRGHIFRGYRRLQEQLVSDLWDIGELSLGPSRLKEIEFCSEEFENYIPCFNVSENVALGYSDGNEYDRLCGHGSRKSCLVLPPVNYKIPLRWPTGKEVIWVANVKITGQEVFSSGSLTKRMMMLEEDQISFRSASLMFDGVEDYSHQIAEMIGLRNESNLIQAGVRTILDIGCGYGSFGAHLFSKQLLTMCIANYESSGSQVQLTLERGLPAMIGSFNSKQLPYPSLSFDMLHCARCGVDWDKKDGIFLIEADRVLKPGGYFVWTSPLTNVHTFLRDKEKQKRWNFVRDFAENLCWELISQQDETVVWKKTNKKSCYSSRKPGSFPPICSKGQDVESPYYRPLQNCIGGTNSRQWVPIEERATWPFRSNLNKNELELYGLHSEELVVDTANYKTAVRNYWSLLSPLIFSDHPKRPGDEDPSPPYNMFRNVLDMNARYGGFNAALLEAGKSVWVMNVVPTTGPNYLPLVLDRGYIAVFHNWCEAFPTYPRTYDMVHADGLLSLETSQYRRCTMLDLLTEIDRLLRPEGWVIIHDKAPLIESARALTVQLKWDARVVEIESNSDERLLICQKPFFKRQATS, from the exons ATGCCCCGGCCTCTGCATCGAGGTGTATCTGGTATACGGGTCTCAGGCAACAGCAATGATTTTTGGGATGCTGAAGTGAAAGATAACACGGAGAAGGAAGATTTGGATAGAAATCATTCTTCTAGTCAGAGCTTTTTGTCCCTCAGGTCTCCTTTTCGGTTTTTTTTTCAAGATAATTCTCCATCCAAATATGGTGTCACTGAGAATGGTTTTACAGCTGATCCCTTCGGTGGTGGGACTCCAAGAAGCCGGCATAGGTTAACAATGCTGTTTTTGAAGTTAAGTTTAGTTGTGATCGTGATTCTTGCTCTTACTGGATCATTTTGGTGGACCATCTCCATTTCAACATCATCTAGGGGTCATATATTTCGTGGTTATAGGCGACTTCAAGAGCAGCTTGTTTCTGATTTGTGGGATATAGGGGAACTTTCTCTTGGTCCTTCACGGTTGAAAGAAATAGAATTCTGTTCTGAGGAGTTTGAAAACTATATTCCTTGCTTTAATGTTTCTGAGAACGTTGCTTTGGGTTATTCTGATGGTAATGAGTATGACCGACTATGTGGGCATGGGTCAAGGAAAAGTTGTTTAGTTCTTCCACCTGTGAACTATAAAATTCCTCTTAGGTGGCCAACTGGGAAAGAGGTCATCTGGGTTGCTAATGTTAAAATTACTGGTCAAGAGGTATTTTCCTCTGGCAGTTTAACCAAGAG GATGATGATGCTGGAGGAAGATCAGATTTCTTTCCGTTCAGCATCACTTATGTTTGATGGCGTGGAAGATTATTCTCATCAGATTGCTGAAATGATTGGACTGAGAAATGAATCTAACTTGATACAAGCTGGG GTACGAACCATCTTGGATATAGGATGTGGTTATGGTAGCTTTGGAGCTCATCTTTTTTCCAAACAGCTCTTAACGATGTGTATTGCAAACTATGAGTCCTCAGGCAGCCAAGTTCAACTCACTCTCGAAAGGGGCCTTCCTGCAATGATTGGTTCTTTTAATTCGAAACAGTTACCATATCCGTCTCTTTCATTTGATATGCTGCATTGTGCACGTTGCGGTGTTGACTGGGATAAAAAAG ATGGTATTTTCTTGATTGAAGCTGATAGAGTTCTAAAACCGGGTGGATACTTTGTGTGGACTTCACCTCTTACCAACGTTCATACTTTTCTTCGGGACAAAGAGAAGCAGAAAAGGTGGAATTTTGTTCGTGATTTTGCAGAAAATCTCTGCTGGGAGTTGATATCACAACAAGATGAAACTGTTGTATGGAAAAAGACCAATAAGAAGAGTTGCTACAGCTCCCG GAAGCCTGGTTCTTTTCCTCCTATATGTAGCAAAGGACAAGATGTTGAATCTCCATATTATCGACCTCTTCAAAACTGTATAGGTGGAACAAATAGCCGCCAATGGGTTCCTATTGAGGAGAGGGCAACATGGCCTTTCAGGTCTAATTTGAACAAGAATGAACTAGAACTATACG GTCTACACTCGGAAGAACTTGTTGTAGATACTGCAAACTACAAAACAGCTGTTCGTAATTATTGGTCCCTTCTGTCCCCCCTAATATTCTCAGATCATCCAAAGAGACCTGGTGACGAGGATCCTTCTCCACCTTATAACATGTTCAGGAATGTGCTAGACATGAATGCTCGCTATGGTGGTTTTAATGCTGCATTACTGGAAGCAGGGAAGTCTGTCTGGGTCATGAACGTAGTCCCAACAACTGGACCCAACTACCTTCCCCTGGTTCTTGACAGGGGATATATCGCTGTATTCCACAATTG GTGTGAAGCATTTCCAACATATCCCAGAACTTATGATATGGTGCATGCTGATGGACTTCTATCCCTTGAGACTAGTCAATATCGCAGGTGCACTATGCTTGATCTTTTAACGGAAATAGACAGGTTGCTTCGTCCAGAG GGTTGGGTAATAATTCATGATAAGGCTCCTCTTATCGAATCAGCTAGAGCTCTAACTGTGCAGTTGAAGTGGGATGCCAGAGTCGTAGAAATCGAAAGCAACAGTGATGAGAGACTCCTAATCTGTCAGAAACCATTCTTTAAGAGACAAGCAACAAGCTAA
- the LOC107905107 gene encoding probable pectin methyltransferase QUA2 isoform X2, with translation MLFLKLSLVVIVILALTGSFWWTISISTSSRGHIFRGYRRLQEQLVSDLWDIGELSLGPSRLKEIEFCSEEFENYIPCFNVSENVALGYSDGNEYDRLCGHGSRKSCLVLPPVNYKIPLRWPTGKEVIWVANVKITGQEVFSSGSLTKRMMMLEEDQISFRSASLMFDGVEDYSHQIAEMIGLRNESNLIQAGVRTILDIGCGYGSFGAHLFSKQLLTMCIANYESSGSQVQLTLERGLPAMIGSFNSKQLPYPSLSFDMLHCARCGVDWDKKDGIFLIEADRVLKPGGYFVWTSPLTNVHTFLRDKEKQKRWNFVRDFAENLCWELISQQDETVVWKKTNKKSCYSSRKPGSFPPICSKGQDVESPYYRPLQNCIGGTNSRQWVPIEERATWPFRSNLNKNELELYGLHSEELVVDTANYKTAVRNYWSLLSPLIFSDHPKRPGDEDPSPPYNMFRNVLDMNARYGGFNAALLEAGKSVWVMNVVPTTGPNYLPLVLDRGYIAVFHNWCEAFPTYPRTYDMVHADGLLSLETSQYRRCTMLDLLTEIDRLLRPEGWVIIHDKAPLIESARALTVQLKWDARVVEIESNSDERLLICQKPFFKRQATS, from the exons ATGCTGTTTTTGAAGTTAAGTTTAGTTGTGATCGTGATTCTTGCTCTTACTGGATCATTTTGGTGGACCATCTCCATTTCAACATCATCTAGGGGTCATATATTTCGTGGTTATAGGCGACTTCAAGAGCAGCTTGTTTCTGATTTGTGGGATATAGGGGAACTTTCTCTTGGTCCTTCACGGTTGAAAGAAATAGAATTCTGTTCTGAGGAGTTTGAAAACTATATTCCTTGCTTTAATGTTTCTGAGAACGTTGCTTTGGGTTATTCTGATGGTAATGAGTATGACCGACTATGTGGGCATGGGTCAAGGAAAAGTTGTTTAGTTCTTCCACCTGTGAACTATAAAATTCCTCTTAGGTGGCCAACTGGGAAAGAGGTCATCTGGGTTGCTAATGTTAAAATTACTGGTCAAGAGGTATTTTCCTCTGGCAGTTTAACCAAGAG GATGATGATGCTGGAGGAAGATCAGATTTCTTTCCGTTCAGCATCACTTATGTTTGATGGCGTGGAAGATTATTCTCATCAGATTGCTGAAATGATTGGACTGAGAAATGAATCTAACTTGATACAAGCTGGG GTACGAACCATCTTGGATATAGGATGTGGTTATGGTAGCTTTGGAGCTCATCTTTTTTCCAAACAGCTCTTAACGATGTGTATTGCAAACTATGAGTCCTCAGGCAGCCAAGTTCAACTCACTCTCGAAAGGGGCCTTCCTGCAATGATTGGTTCTTTTAATTCGAAACAGTTACCATATCCGTCTCTTTCATTTGATATGCTGCATTGTGCACGTTGCGGTGTTGACTGGGATAAAAAAG ATGGTATTTTCTTGATTGAAGCTGATAGAGTTCTAAAACCGGGTGGATACTTTGTGTGGACTTCACCTCTTACCAACGTTCATACTTTTCTTCGGGACAAAGAGAAGCAGAAAAGGTGGAATTTTGTTCGTGATTTTGCAGAAAATCTCTGCTGGGAGTTGATATCACAACAAGATGAAACTGTTGTATGGAAAAAGACCAATAAGAAGAGTTGCTACAGCTCCCG GAAGCCTGGTTCTTTTCCTCCTATATGTAGCAAAGGACAAGATGTTGAATCTCCATATTATCGACCTCTTCAAAACTGTATAGGTGGAACAAATAGCCGCCAATGGGTTCCTATTGAGGAGAGGGCAACATGGCCTTTCAGGTCTAATTTGAACAAGAATGAACTAGAACTATACG GTCTACACTCGGAAGAACTTGTTGTAGATACTGCAAACTACAAAACAGCTGTTCGTAATTATTGGTCCCTTCTGTCCCCCCTAATATTCTCAGATCATCCAAAGAGACCTGGTGACGAGGATCCTTCTCCACCTTATAACATGTTCAGGAATGTGCTAGACATGAATGCTCGCTATGGTGGTTTTAATGCTGCATTACTGGAAGCAGGGAAGTCTGTCTGGGTCATGAACGTAGTCCCAACAACTGGACCCAACTACCTTCCCCTGGTTCTTGACAGGGGATATATCGCTGTATTCCACAATTG GTGTGAAGCATTTCCAACATATCCCAGAACTTATGATATGGTGCATGCTGATGGACTTCTATCCCTTGAGACTAGTCAATATCGCAGGTGCACTATGCTTGATCTTTTAACGGAAATAGACAGGTTGCTTCGTCCAGAG GGTTGGGTAATAATTCATGATAAGGCTCCTCTTATCGAATCAGCTAGAGCTCTAACTGTGCAGTTGAAGTGGGATGCCAGAGTCGTAGAAATCGAAAGCAACAGTGATGAGAGACTCCTAATCTGTCAGAAACCATTCTTTAAGAGACAAGCAACAAGCTAA